Proteins encoded by one window of Streptomyces sp. LX-29:
- a CDS encoding 2Fe-2S iron-sulfur cluster-binding protein, whose product MARTSTAAVHHGAFHPLRVTAVDRLTADAVAVTFGVPPELRETFRYTPGQHIAVRRVANGSEIRRTYSICTPVLGTEGPEAVQVGVRLVDGGEFSTYALKELAVGDVVEVLPPAGRFTLAPRAGSFAAIVGGSGITPVLSMAATLLATRPDARFCLIRSDRTAASTMFLEEVADLKDRWPDRFQLVSVLSREDQQAGLVSGRLDQERMTTLLPTLLSVGSVDGWFLCGPYGLVQGAEQALRALGVPRGRVHQEIFHVDDGASPAQPSRSGPPVHATLTATLDGRSGSWPVEDGETLLDSVLRHRADAPYACKGGVCGTCRAFLVSGEVRMDRNFALEPDEVEAGYVLACQSHPAGEEVELDFDR is encoded by the coding sequence ATGGCCCGCACCTCGACCGCCGCGGTCCACCACGGCGCCTTCCACCCGCTGCGGGTGACGGCGGTCGACCGCCTGACCGCCGACGCGGTGGCCGTGACCTTCGGCGTGCCCCCCGAGCTGCGCGAGACCTTCCGCTACACCCCGGGGCAGCACATCGCGGTCCGCCGTGTGGCCAACGGCTCGGAGATCCGCCGTACGTACTCCATCTGCACCCCGGTCCTCGGCACCGAGGGGCCGGAGGCCGTGCAGGTCGGAGTGCGGCTGGTGGACGGCGGTGAGTTCTCCACATACGCCCTCAAGGAGCTGGCGGTCGGCGATGTGGTGGAGGTGCTGCCTCCGGCCGGCCGCTTCACCCTCGCCCCGCGGGCGGGCAGCTTCGCCGCGATCGTCGGCGGCAGCGGCATCACCCCCGTGCTGTCGATGGCGGCCACCCTGCTCGCCACCCGGCCGGACGCCCGCTTCTGCCTGATCCGCAGCGACCGCACGGCCGCCTCCACGATGTTCCTGGAGGAGGTCGCGGACCTGAAGGACCGCTGGCCGGACCGGTTCCAGCTGGTGAGCGTGTTGTCCCGGGAAGACCAGCAGGCCGGGCTGGTCTCCGGTCGGCTGGACCAGGAGCGGATGACCACGCTGCTCCCCACGCTGCTTTCGGTGGGATCGGTGGACGGCTGGTTCCTGTGCGGGCCCTACGGCCTGGTGCAGGGCGCGGAGCAGGCGTTGCGCGCTCTGGGCGTGCCGCGCGGCCGCGTCCACCAGGAGATCTTCCATGTGGACGACGGCGCCTCCCCCGCGCAACCGAGCCGCTCGGGACCCCCGGTGCACGCCACGCTGACCGCCACCCTGGACGGTCGCTCCGGCAGCTGGCCCGTCGAGGACGGCGAAACGCTGCTGGATTCGGTGCTGCGACACCGCGCGGACGCGCCCTACGCCTGCAAGGGCGGGGTCTGCGGGACCTGTCGGGCGTTCCTGGTCTCGGGCGAGGTGCGGATGGATCGGAACTTCGCGCTGGAGCCGGACGAGGTCGAGGCGGGCTATGTGCTGGCCTGCCAGTCCCACCCGGCGGGCGAGGAGGTGGAGCTCGACTTCGACCGCTGA